Genomic window (Arachis hypogaea cultivar Tifrunner chromosome 13, arahy.Tifrunner.gnm2.J5K5, whole genome shotgun sequence):
CACCCCTCTGCGTCGCCTCCATAGGAATAGGAACGAGTCTCGGATCCCCCCAGGAACATCTCTGGTGACAAGAACCTCTTTTCATGCTAActccaccaattcaagaagtcaTGTGAGGGGCCCAGGTCTGCAACAACGTCGAACCGGAGAACATGGTCCACATAGTTCTCCCAGTGAACATGCCAGAACTGCAACGCATACGGGAACCAACGATCACCTCCTCTCCCGTCCCTGGACATCAAGAAGTCGATGTTTAGGGCGGGCTGGGGGCGGGGCTGTACTCTGCCGAACTGGGGtaactgacaaaccccaatttgacggtttatcttgtattgaatttaggggattttgtcacctttcacccacatttattcaataaaatagcatggttttgtatattctcctttaattgtgcttaagagtgaaaacatgctttttaggtcttaaaatgaataagtttaattcaccttgattccattagatgccttgatatgtttgttaagtgatttaaggtttaggaggcaaagactggatcaagggaatgaagaaagaagcatgcaaagtggagaaatcatgaaaagtcaaagaagttgagctcgcccatggacgcgcgcgcgcacctggcgcttgcgcgcacctgcgaattaccccatggacgcgtacgcgtgatgtgcgcgtacgcgtcggtgccgttttatgattttttaatgaaaacgtggccaacgaattttgaagggttgtggggcccaatctcaaccaactttggcgcctaaactactatttaaagccaaggattgaagagcaaaggggattccaacccttcacacacattaggattagtttagaagtagtttctagagagagaagctctcacttctctctaggattaggattaggattaggtttagttcttagatctagattttaattcatcttcttctacttctacctttcaattccttgttgttagattcattcttcttccattcttttattgtaattttcctttatgttgttcttatactttgttgtagatctactattgttccttccattttctttcaattcaatcaaggtaattcataataattgtgttcatttgatttgttgttgtttaattccttgaaaTTGAGTAGtgtggatttacttttcttgcaattttactatgctttccttttatgccttccaagtgtttgatgaaatgcttggttggattttagagtagagttttatattcttggcttggaaaggtaacttaggaactcttgagttactaatgtccaagtaattgatgattgggatccattgactctagttctcactaattgaattagtggagacttaggacttatggactaggattgatatagctcatttgactttcctttactactagttagaggatgatttaatgagattaatccttgccaattctcatattgtggttagtgattaggatagagatccttgaccaccaacccttgccaagaccctttttaggccttagtttactttcttgtcatttatctttcatgtttcttatccaaaaccccaaaataactcacaaccaataacaagacactttattgtaattcctagggagaacgacccgaggtttgaatacttcggtttataaatttaggggtttgttacttgtgacaaacaatcttttgtatgaaaggattagtgattggtttagagactatactttacaacgagatttcattagtgaaattctaaaccgtcaaaaatccgttcgtcaaaatggcgccgttgccggggaattgcaatggtgttatgttattggttgttgtatatatgtgaatagtgtgaatatgtttgcttttgttagctctttctagttttaggatttaattttcttgcttcttatttgattttgtttttattttcctcttgctatcatgaattctcattttggctatgagtgtgattacaactatgttgtaggaagtggagattataATGAAgttgtgtatcaaggatgggataatcaaaggtgggaggagccatatgcatatgatcaatcttcatggcaacaacctccaccaatgcactatgaagaagagccattctatgatgcataccaatcaaatggctatggtgaatctccttgtgactttcaagaaccaccaccatatgcctatgaaccatatcctcaacataactctcaaccatactcacaagccctttcttaccaaccaccttcatatgaccctaatccatatccatcctaccaacaaccatatgagccatacgaaccacatatagagccaccacaattccaacatcaatattttcaagagccacctcatccatattattaccaagatgaaccacctccaatgaatgaaaattttcaaccacaagatgaatactactttccaccacaacctcccatggaagaatactcatatccattgatccaagagccgcatgatcctaatcatattatccaagaggaacaagagtcaagggatcatctcaaggaggcattggatcaatttcaagcaaccatggagtgtgttgtgcaacaagtggaaaggatggaaaacattgaaccaccacaactctaccaagaagaaccaccttcctactatgaacccttcccccaaaatgatgaatccttccaaccaccccaatctctaatgaatgaaacccttggtgttcttgttcaagggcaagaagaaatgaaaagggatgtgcaaaactTCATGGCCGCCTtagatgcggtaacaaatcaattagcctcccaatgcttgaacactcaaggaattcccacggctacatgtggagaatcaaatgaagaacatagcatgaaggagaaggtggaaaatgagggaagtttctttgtattggaacaattggaggaagctttaattgttgaagacaaggaagaagtggtagaagacttaggagatgcggagcctccatgggaacataaaGTTAAAGAAAACCCCtacaagatgattgaaattgatgctagggaggaaagtgcacaccttccaaggcatattccatatgaagacttggatgggatagagaaagaattgagttcccttggagatgaagatcaagcatcaagtcttagtggtgaagaatcctttgagcatgaagaaccttctccggttggatttgaaaacgttgaggaggtaaatttttctcaccctccctattattatttgagtaaaggaaaaggtttagataaaattgttgaacaaaggattgagatcaagagatcttgtgaagaggtgggagtccctagaaatagaagaacgagggttggttatgctttgtcaagatctttggaagcatctttgcctaggttgccatctacaccttcatttgagtgggtgaaattcatttctattagttttattatcccacttgaatatggtttgcttgaaacggatggccaacttagggaagtttgtgggatgaagcgtaagcggaaaaagttttgtggttggcgttgcaaatcaaggctcattatggttgatgcatcaaacatgagatataaaggttggagtagtgctcaaatagatgggtctaggaggattgttgggcacttcatagagaattcatcttgttcaccacccggatggattaataatgatgatcaacttcaagacgggtgtgaaaataaagtgtgggatcccggatcacaagaagaggatcaactttgggagccccaagcttgtgaagaactccatcaacacttggctcaatccataaagaatcttggggcacaatggagaaccaagcattggtgggagttccaagatgaatacaagcacaagccaccttgagaggagctccccataagtccaacttaaggacaataaacaaaagtgctaggtgggaggcaccccaccatggtaaaaatcttttcattttctcttttgtaaatattggtaagaattagtttgatttcatgtttttattggtttgttaagtttagttagaagtataatatgataaataaggttttagggtgttttggtagctgtttggaggtttggaatgcttggattggtgcaagaacttggaaaaattttttgaaaaacagaacaccaccCACGCATTcgcgcacatgacgcggacgcgcacgTGAGCATTTTCgatcatccacgcggacgcgcactgtacgcgtacgcgtggatgcaaaaaaattcaaccccagccaaaaacccgagagttaggcctggactgtgcgaacattgggcctaaggcacaagtttatgcacgcgtgcgcgcacctggcgcgtacgcgcacatcatCTTAAATTCacaatgcacgcgcacgcacactgtgcgcgcgcgtcgattgcacaatctgcacccccggtactcttacccgagagttgtgccagacttgggccgacactatgcctccggcctaactcAATGcatgcgtgcgcgcacctggcgcgtacgcgtccttcaaccaatatacccatcgacgcgtaaacgtgcatgacgcgcacacgtcggtaaaaaaaaaagagtttttttctccccttccattttcttttgcttatcacattcgcCTACTTCTactctttccattttcattttgtttctgtagcatgttttcagttttttttctaagtgtcatttcaataatggtgttggattcttccactcaattgttgagactttcttacattattttggtgcttcttgacttgtttgatattgttgggtgatgaaacttttaaatcaatgcttcatcttgtatgactcttgtgtccttgtgcattgatatgacctcatattgtccTTCATGACCCATTTCTtctcatttgaacttgatgctccatacactcttcatgctttaactttactcttgcatcgagcttaatgatatgccttagcttacattgatttctcactcacatgttgtagctactatgtagtagagaatcatactcttatttggcattagcccccgcctatgttctatttcctttgatatctttgttgtatgcttaattttctttctttttctctccttttaggctggccaccaagaaaggaggaaatGGAAaggcttttaaatggggcaacaaacaagtcatccgcacaacctttcgaagaagctcatcaattgtggCAACCCGtccacattgctcttctttgcatgcaccgaggacggtgcaatcttcaagtgtggggaggtcgtcgaccgatctccatgggtaacaattttctttttcaacaccaaatttttattttctttgttagagtagctattgcattgcatgataggttgcatgttagttagaatttgtacatattttactaccctcttcttattaggactacttggttagggtgatgatttctttcccaagaaaccgttttagggcaacctaccaatttgaaaattatttgttgaacttgcttgaaagaatgtattttggaacatggtttttgagttaagaacacaagcaagtgagttttgagcctaatgatgtggttacatcttataaccacttattttccttcttgtgtgcattattctctttctatgaatgtagtctttgatttgtttgattctttatgtccattattttgtgtataaatgcatttatatgattgaggccatcatttcattagctcatttatccaaatagccttaccttttatcttccattgttagccaatttgagcctacgattaacccacttattcttattttagcacattacaagccttaaagcgaaaaacaataaatgtccttaatttggatctttgattggcttaggctagtgtgtgtgagtatcattcaagtgtgggaatcttgggacattgggtgaataaaagggtagttttgtatttttattgaaaatattggaaattgggtacatactcatatattgatcaaatgtaaaaccttatgcattgatgtttttgtatatagaaagaaaaaaaatgagaaaaacaaaagaaaaagaaaagaaaaaaaataatatggaaaaggaaaagaaaaaaaatatagaaaaagaaagaaataaaaaggggacaaaatgccccaaaacaaagtgaagctcaataaagatcaatgcataagtgttgtgaaatgaaaagaaattgcatgagtatgtgaaaaagtgagaaatgggtagttaggttagctttgaaattgtataggatgtcataggttaggtgggaagtttaagcttatcaaagattcaaatttcaagctcacttgaccaaatatgcatcctaccttaaccctagccccattacaacctaaagaaaagacctcatgataattgtatgcatgcatgaaataattgttgattgttagatgaaaaaaaattttggaaggcatgattaggggagaattgagagaatcaaccccaaacaccgagcgactagagtgcaaacactcccggtgagggttcgatgctcaattccttgattcccggctttcatgagcgttcttcttgcaagtctatgtgaacttcatatttatacttcaattggtaggattcatgaatcgttatatgatcttaagccctacttgtgcatgtatgtcttggagaatgatttatttttaaccaagtaagtagaatcatttttgcatttagttgcatgcatatagtttatttacattgaataaatgttgatccctttgctttctcttggtttaagcatgaggacatgcttggtttaagtgtggggaggttgacataTCTGATGCCACTCTACGACGGCAAAATATATCAGTGCCGTCACACAGCGCCATAAGGCCGTATGACGAGGCTCCAACACCTCCGGATGCACAACCTGAAGGACGTCGGGCGAGCTATACGGCATCCAGATAAACTGAAAAAAGATATCAACATTGTTAGGACAATTCATAAACCGAAGTCTGAAACTTTAATTAACTAGTCATGTGACGTTAGTATACTCACATCCCTGGCCTGTAACATGTCTATCATGAGTCTCCACATCTGCACCCGAGGTCCCTTTTCACTACCGGAAGGATTGTGACCTGACCACCTGTATAACAAATAGGTGTTAAAGCGTGTAAAAAGTGTGAGAAAATAGTATAAGCGGACATGGAATTAAATAAGTTAACTCGAAATAGAAAATGCCAATAATGGTACCTCGATGCCAAGGGCCAGTTGAACTCATCATAACCAGCAGGCCTAAATCTAGGAAAGCGCCAGAAGATCCAGGACTGAAGCAACTGTAACGGCCCTGCTAACTTCACCACATGCCTGTTggccactcggcacatgcacaTGTACAACCATGCTAGTGCCGCCGACCCCCAACTGTATCCATCCATCTCCTCAAGCCTAGCCACATAGggtagccatctgatgtgaatacGGTTGTCGGACTTGTCGGCAAACAACTGggtgccc
Coding sequences:
- the LOC112783222 gene encoding serine/threonine-protein phosphatase 7 long form homolog, with amino-acid sequence MTGLYHLARLNDRWFRLDEPLVSAFVKRWRPETHTFHMPFRECTITLQDVAYQLGLPVDEHYVSSFLTDFHVYIDGGRPAWVWFKELLGVLPPANQVQKFAVNCTWFQETFGECPAGADEETVRQFARAYIMMLLGTQLFADKSDNRIHIRWLPYVARLEEMDGYSWGSAALAWLYMCMCRVANRHVVKLAGPLQLLQSWIFWRFPRFRPAGYDEFNWPLASRWSGHNPSGSEKGPRVQMWRLMIDMLQARDFIWMPYSSPDVLQVVHPEVLEPRHTALWRCVTALIYFAVVEWHQICQPPHT